ttacAACACCAAATGCAAAATATGACAAGATGGGATTTATCAAATAGAtaaaaagattgaaactttacTACACCAAATGcaaaaatttgacaaaatggGAATCAACACATAGATAAAAAGATTGGTACTTTACTAAACAGGACACTTACAGAGTGGATCTTGGGATCAAGTTCATTAGCTGCTAAAAGTAGTTGTTTTGCAGCTTGAAGAGCAACAGAGAGATCAGAAAAACAAGAATtgaatgaagaagatgaagaaccCAAAAGGGTATTTGTGTCTTTTAACTCATCAAACAAATGAGCCAAAAGTGTAACTCTTCTTGCTAAATCTGTACAATCTTTCTTGAATTTACCATAAAATCCAGCAATTGAGATCTGTGACACCTCATGGAGTAGCCGTAGTAGGGTGGCAATAGGGTGGTCTCCGGCAACGGCGGTGGCTTCTCCGCCGGCCATGGTGGTTGTGTTTTTTTTGGTGGATAAGTGTCAGTACAAACACTAATGGGTATTAATGAAGCTCGAgttaaattgttgttgttgcaatttttttttatttaattttaactccatacaaattttttatttttattttaaattaaagatatataaaatatattaaaatatttattatactttatgtaaaaaaaactgaaaattggaaGAGGTAATACTATATATTTGAGAAAATTGCTATATCAACATTGacagatatataaaatatattaaaatatttgttatactttatgttaagaaaaaaggaaaaaatatattttttaaaaaataaaaaataaaaattggaagaGGTAATACTATTTATTTGAGAAAATTGCTATATGAACATTGATTttgtcaaataaattaatttttatataaatatttaagaatattACCGTAGAAAAAATCAGCATCTATCAGCTGTcaatttatactaattttgtctcttaataaaaaaaaagattttaattagGCGTGTGATTTGATACTTGTgattgattattattttgttacgTCCTAATTATGAagtatttttaactttattataatcaaattGGAGTGATTTTTCGAGTTAAATTTATTTagatgaatttaatattttaaaattaacattcagatataaaaaattatgtaaaatatataataatttgaatatgataATCCAAATCTTCTTGTGTTacttaatttatgatttatcGTTCACCAAATgctctttttatatataaagttttatttattcaatttaatcACTTGATATTCGTAGTTCActgaattattaattcaaattgataTCGAGTAAATTCACAATGGGAGGAAACAAATCCTTGGTCCTAAACAagaaaatttctaattttttaaggaTGATTTGAAATAAGATATTTAGTTAATGTTAAGAAATTTCAATGTATAATATATCATTAAGACCCTTAACTTGAGGTCAATCGGCAATGATGGTCCTTAATTTTGGATGTAcgcaatataaaattaaaaaaatagatacacGTATCCTATATTGCATGATACACTCAGAACGCCACGTAAGATAtacaattttcatataaaatgaatATGTCAATGTATTGAGTtgttaaataaattgatgagAAGTCCTTTCTCCTATTTGATTATTACACTACTTATTAtgcgatattttttattttatttcacgcTCAATAATTGAGTAAGTTAATTTGTTTTATCGTGATCTTAATTAATAAGATCGTTAAAAGATgatttgaatctcaaaataaaaagaaaaataataaatttgatggTGCATATTATTGTGTAAAAGAACTATCAACATATCAcacaaactaaaaaataattattttttttttaaaaaaacaaaacatattATTATGCAGAACTTTCAGCATCAGAAATTTCTccattgaataattttttatttctcgaTGCGATAAAATCGAGATTTTTCTTATGAACATATTCATGTATACGATAATTCATTGGATCAATTCCCATTTTCGTAAGTTTTAGTTTTAAATGAGAGTCCCAATAATTCTTCACTTCAATACCACTGTGTTCGGGTAATCTTTCTGCTATAAGCGACCATCtgaaatgtgaaaaaataataattaagaaatcgTCATTACTCAATTATTTTACGCGATAGAAATAGACTCtaactaattttcaaaaaaaatatgaatttatattaaattcataACTTATTAACTTAAACGTGATCGATCTATAATAAATCACTAtaatacatgaaaaaataattaaatttatgaatCTTCGAGTTAGCTATCTAAACCTGTCACCCAGGAGAGCATGAAACCTAATGATAAGATCATCTTCTTCCTTAGAAAAATTTGTCCTTTTAGAACAACAATTAGCCATACCTATAAAcacaaacaaattaattaaattgcgCGATTATTtagttcaaaataaaattataatattttaattataactaTATGATGGATTTATAATCTCATCTTTTGcatgataaatattaaaataagaaaaaaatatgattagttaattaagaaaaatctcAGATATATCAACATGATAGGTGCtataaattacaaaacaaaatataaatgtaCTTACTATCATCTTTAGACCAAGCTTCTTGTATTTTATCCTTGTTAGGATAATAGAAAGACTTgctcattttttcttttgatgtctatttttcttgtagatactttaaagaaataatttccctgtgtctcattttatatgaggtgtttgattattttatatgaaatttaaaatattttaaaacgtGTTATAATATACGTGAGATATAGGTAAAGAGTCTGAAACTATCCTTTTGAAATAAGTGGTTGTGAGAGATTCAATTGAGTTTTCATTTTCTCActcttaaaaaaaatcttaattttttttaaaaatataaatttcaaccGATTCATGtcattaataataaaacaaaaatgttattaagataaaataggttttaaaaagaaaaacgtatcattcttttaaagataaactcaaagaaaatatgtcaaatatatatataaaaagttgtgTGTATTTACAAAACTCACATTGATAGTACGATGAGAAGATTAGGAAGCTATACATATAAGGTGTAGGACTACTCTtaatgatgtgatgccacgtattcaaaaaattgatatgaattTGGTTAATAGCAATTTGTTTTCATCTATTGATAGATAATAAGTCACTTTATTTTCAAGTTCACaaaccatttaaaataaaattgatatttttttttgttattgataAAGTGGTATTCTCTGTCTTTATCAAATAAAGTAGAGGTGGAGAACtgaaagagagaaggaaaaaaaataaaaggattgACAAATTTAATAGGAGAGGATTAGCTAACACGATGATGACCTTCAATAGACaaaaaaaaccccaaaagaTTAAACCTAACCTTTGGACCAAAGTGAATAATATCAGACTGTATTAAAAACATCACTACACTAGTTCACCCCAACaatcaatatcaaaattaatacaATGCTCAATTTGCTACAATAACTAAAAATAGCTTGAAGATGCATTGACACAAGAATGTAAGCCCAATAAATAAATCCTCAATCATGTGAATAACGATAATAAATCTTAAAACTTGATCTATGAATCACATAAAACTAAATTTTGAAGAGAGATTATAAAGGCTTACTCATATAATATAAGAGATTGGgaaaatatacataaatctttttgaaaaacCATAGGTATATACTATTTGATAACAAAGAAGATAATATCATATATTCTTACCACAAAGAGTTTTTTCTGGTCTAGCCCAACAAAGTAAAATGGGATAAAGAGTCTAAATTTGGAATAGACAAGAATGACATGTTATTTATAGAATGTATGGTGGAGTATTGTATCTACGTcgatttttaagtcaaattaaattatatatattaaaatttaattcagtGTTACTTTTAGGAAGTAGTGATTAatctaaaattttcaataagggatttaaaatttgtatgataatttagtaaaaatgataataataatcttGTATGTgtagagatttttttaattcttcaatttttaatcatatattatatttcaGATTCAGATttagagaaacaaaaaaatttcaatgaaaGCTATGTTCGAAAATGGACCTTGTAATGTTCGCATTTAGATTTATCGAACTTTAATAATAATAGCGTATATTTGAgtgatataattaaaaaaataattttttcttcgcAATTTGTTGGGCTATGTTTGCATATCTATGTATTATTTGtcctatttaattaatattccCACGTGACATGGGCCATGTATGTAACCTAATTAAAGTTGTACGAGATAAATAATAATggaacaaatattatttaattcgaaaaagaaaaaaagaaaacagaattttttttttcatgaaggaattaattattttaatgcaaTTAAAAAGTGATTGAAAATCATGAGTCactagaaaaataaatgtatttaataaaattatatatattgtatttaagCATAATTCTTCCCTCGTatgttaattaatcaaaaaataagaCCAAcgtataaaattatatgaaaccTACATTGATGCTATTTTTATTGCACTCTCATGTCTGTGTCAATTTCTATAATATTTGTttagattatatataaatattttagaggtaatattttttatttatatatcacTTAGAGTTTAAATATACTTTTACTAAATATGATTTAATACCCTCCAATTTCTAAAAACATGAAATGTAATTTAAATggaaaatcatttttataaaaattttatataagataTATTTGGAAGTTTCATGGTCACATgctattatttatattattgtaattattatttgtgCAAATCACCTCATCCGTTTTCCCATAATTATTATTGGAAaacttatatattaaaaaattatttattatttatagctATAATAAGTATTTTCACTTGATCAGttttaatatgtatataatacaattttaatgtatatataaaaaacaatttatcatTTACATATAATACAAGCTTTATTGATAGATAATATATTTAGCATACATTTTATACACTACAATACAATATGTCAATTTCTTGTCAAACagacataatatattttaaaaagttataatatatatacattgtatacataattcacttttaatacatattatagatttaacatagtattgctataaattgctatgaattataaataaataaataaataaaatatcgctacaatcaataattatttatcagATACATACCAATCCAATAATTTTCCCTATATTATTTGTGAATAGCCCAAGATATTGCTTGATGTGACTTAtcatgaaatataaatttagtCTTGATATGGTTATATCCTAATATTCACAAAAATGTTGTGCAAAAAATTAACGTacactaattttttattttggttctGCATGCATATTGTgtactataatatatatatttttaacaagTTATATATAGACAAGTTGCTTTCACCATTAAACAAAGTACCTTTTGGCCACATATACTAAGAGAACTTATCcaccttttaaaaattttggcaaaattgattggccataaattttttgaataatgtATTAGCTAGctataattcattataaaaaagataaaatattaaacttaattatgggtataaattatatttaatatctttgtccttatttttataaaaaggtgaaatatgttcatgattaaataatatatgtcaaACCCTTTAATTCAAAaacatgtttttcttaaaaatatttgaaaatttatggcCATAGACTAGCTCTATAACTAACCTAATGTAACTTAATTACAATATGAAAATTGTGACTAATAAATGTTCGCTACAAAAggtgtcatgacccaaaaatggacgtgatgacactcgtcttatcccaccaagacaagtaagcctaaaactcaactattacaataaaaatgcggaaaatttactatcaacttacagtataccccaaaacctgattgtcacgtgtacaagcctctaaagtattacaatcggatcaaaagaaaacataagcctcatatgatattgtttctagagtagaacaaaatcataagaaagagtaaggagggatgctgagatgaccaacagctacctcacaaaatctccatgaagcctcggaaaagaagagaatatatcataaagtccgggctagtaacctacaaaaatttgtagaagcaaggggtgagtaccaaaccacacggtactcagcaagtaaacctctaaacacaagctaaggggatgaaatacgtataccacccccaaccgaacctccacaagtACAACCTTCATAaacatcagcccaacctaacaactcacagtttacatagaacgtaactcaacaaaaacatttagacaaattacatatcctccacaacaacactttaacaaattacatatcctcaacatcaacacttaaacaaattagatatcctcaatagcaacacttccaaaaatttacatatcctcaataacacacttcaacaaatcacatatcctcaacaacaacacttcgacaaattatatatcctcaataacaagctcagtattcaaaaatcacaagttccgcaaaaaggcaatcactagatcagcaaaacacaatatcaagttcactaatgataagtatgtgcaatgtaatggaatgcaatgtcaagtataatgatgcatgtctgacctagtgatacacacccgctgtctctcagtccgggaccatgggggacatatctgtccatgcatctgtcgcggcgcacgacacgaccctcgataatagtaaccatcgcggcgcgcgatacgtcccttgAAATATAGTAttcatcgcggcgcgcgatacgtccctcgaaatatagtatccatcgcggcgcgcgatacgtccctcgaaatattacatcctcttaagtacccattctttctcaatgcacataacacttgtcacaaccaatgcctcagaattatgcagatgacaagttcacacatataatgaggagatgaccattttcataacatcacacagttcacaaccacacaaacatgaagttacatcaacaatgattcaacaagccttcaaccctttctcaacacaacagacataaacaattaatcacattgccttttgttatccccattcttttcatcattagaattaatcaatgtggacaagtcaacccatcaccaatcccgttactcccaacatataccacaaggacatacacacatttcatacacttaacaagagtttagaaatccacttgcctcaagtagtcgaacaatgactccaaaacttgagccttcctcttttggttgacttccaaaccaataaaatctattcaaataaataaccacgatatgatttcgaaactaacaacattcatattgctatatctctagcttacacccaaaactcatccaaatttataataaaatttctaaatctttattccaaccaattgatcaaatctcatattttctgaatttcaagtttagggttaaatcttaattctccgaataacataa
This DNA window, taken from Solanum lycopersicum chromosome 5, SLM_r2.1, encodes the following:
- the LOC101257073 gene encoding myb-related protein Hv1 — translated: MSKSFYYPNKDKIQEAWSKDDSMANCCSKRTNFSKEEDDLIIRFHALLGDRWSLIAERLPEHSGIEVKNYWDSHLKLKLTKMGIDPMNYRIHEYVHKKNLDFIASRNKKLFNGEISDAESSA